From one Paenibacillus terrae HPL-003 genomic stretch:
- a CDS encoding YqzK family protein, protein MVLSLRRGLKWLRLVILFGALVCMFYYSLGLFRDWITPVDHYRIPEGHAVKVFGGQELSDVPEHKTAVSERLRFFYWYGE, encoded by the coding sequence ATGGTACTATCGTTGCGGAGAGGACTGAAATGGCTGCGACTGGTCATACTGTTCGGGGCTTTGGTATGTATGTTCTATTATAGCCTTGGGTTGTTCAGAGATTGGATTACACCTGTGGATCATTACCGGATACCGGAAGGACATGCAGTCAAGGTATTCGGCGGGCAGGAATTATCCGACGTACCCGAGCATAAGACGGCAGTGTCGGAGCGTCTACGTTTCTTTTACTGGTATGGAGAATAG
- a CDS encoding Fur family transcriptional regulator, with protein sequence MEARIDKIKQQLQSQGYKLTPQREATVRVLLENEDDHLSAEDVFMLVKEKAPEIGLATVYRTLELLSELHVVEKINFGDGVARYDLRGDTTKHHHHHLICVQCGSVDEILEDWLGPLEERLEREYNFTVVDHRLDFHGICYRCKTKNDTTAQKFLGKTKKNKPQD encoded by the coding sequence ATGGAAGCACGGATCGATAAAATTAAGCAGCAGTTGCAATCCCAGGGCTACAAACTAACGCCTCAGCGGGAAGCCACCGTCAGAGTTTTACTTGAGAACGAAGATGATCATCTGAGTGCGGAAGATGTATTTATGCTCGTTAAAGAGAAAGCTCCCGAAATCGGTCTGGCAACCGTATACCGTACCCTAGAACTGCTAAGTGAACTGCACGTCGTGGAGAAAATCAATTTTGGTGATGGCGTTGCGCGTTATGATCTGCGCGGCGATACGACCAAGCATCACCACCACCATTTGATATGTGTGCAGTGCGGCAGTGTGGATGAAATACTGGAGGATTGGCTTGGACCGCTGGAAGAGCGTCTGGAACGGGAATATAACTTTACCGTAGTGGACCACCGTTTGGACTTTCACGGCATTTGTTATCGTTGTAAGACGAAGAACGATACGACCGCCCAGAAATTTTTGGGTAAAACCAAGAAAAACAAACCTCAGGATTAA
- a CDS encoding endonuclease Q family protein has translation MNGNTVELTDYYADLHIHIGRTEKGDPVKISGSRDLTFANIAKEASGRKGIGLIGIIDCHAPNVQEDIHAYLQTGEMAEISGGGIAYRDTVVLLGTELEIRAEGRPEAHILAYFPNMSAMEDFTQWMARHMKNVNLSSQRIYAPPRELQQQIYGRGGIMVPAHVFTPHKGIYGSSAARMEELLDMQLISGVELGLSADSSMAGLISELDRFSFLTNSDAHSLGKIGREYNKLSMAKPSFDEFRMALERRKGRRVSANYGLNPKLGKYHRSYCQSCGTIMDEQEMADERCPACGHTKLVRGVLDRIWSIADREQPVIPSHRPPYIYQIPLEFIPGLGKAKLNHLLNAFGTEMNILHEVTQEQLAAVVGEVLAEQIVLSREGRLSLVSGGGGTYGKIAKS, from the coding sequence ATGAATGGAAATACGGTGGAACTTACAGATTACTATGCTGATCTCCATATTCATATCGGCAGAACGGAAAAAGGAGATCCGGTCAAAATTAGCGGCAGTCGGGACCTGACTTTTGCCAACATTGCCAAGGAAGCATCTGGACGCAAGGGGATCGGACTGATCGGGATCATTGACTGTCACGCGCCGAACGTGCAGGAGGATATCCACGCTTATTTACAAACAGGTGAAATGGCGGAAATCAGCGGTGGCGGTATCGCGTACCGGGATACGGTTGTGCTGCTGGGAACGGAGCTGGAGATTCGGGCGGAAGGTCGTCCCGAGGCTCACATCTTGGCCTATTTTCCCAATATGTCGGCGATGGAGGATTTTACGCAATGGATGGCTCGGCACATGAAAAATGTCAATCTCAGCTCGCAGCGTATCTATGCCCCACCACGTGAGCTACAGCAGCAAATTTACGGCCGTGGAGGCATAATGGTGCCAGCGCATGTGTTCACCCCTCATAAGGGCATATACGGCAGCTCTGCGGCTCGTATGGAGGAACTGCTGGATATGCAGCTCATTAGCGGGGTGGAGCTGGGGTTAAGCGCGGATTCGTCTATGGCCGGATTGATCTCGGAGCTGGACCGTTTCAGCTTCCTGACTAATTCGGATGCCCATTCGCTCGGCAAAATTGGACGGGAGTACAACAAATTATCCATGGCAAAGCCGAGCTTTGATGAATTCAGAATGGCTTTGGAGCGCCGGAAAGGACGACGGGTGTCTGCCAATTATGGATTAAATCCGAAGCTGGGCAAGTACCATCGTTCCTACTGTCAAAGCTGCGGTACGATTATGGACGAGCAAGAGATGGCGGACGAACGCTGCCCTGCTTGTGGTCATACCAAGCTGGTGCGGGGCGTGCTGGATCGGATTTGGAGTATAGCTGACCGTGAGCAGCCTGTAATTCCATCGCACCGTCCACCGTACATTTACCAGATTCCGCTGGAGTTTATCCCTGGTCTGGGCAAAGCCAAGCTGAACCATCTGCTGAATGCGTTCGGAACAGAAATGAATATTTTACATGAGGTCACACAGGAACAACTGGCGGCGGTTGTCGGAGAAGTGTTGGCAGAGCAGATTGTCCTTTCCAGGGAGGGACGACTGTCCCTCGTATCCGGTGGTGGTGGAACCTACGGCAAAATAGCTAAGTCCTAG
- a CDS encoding NUDIX domain-containing protein gives MNNHKKDPVNEQVNKPDRRPYSNPALEEKTVSTQPIFEGKVITLQVDTVELPDGSTGKREIVKHPGAVAVLALHEGKMLVVDQYRQAMGRCEVEIPAGKLEKGEDPMEAAGRELREETGYTAKSLKLLHSFYTSPGFADEIIHLYVAEELELGEMEPDEDEFLELFEVTLEEAQTLIREGRISDAKTILAVYAWQLHQHTGGF, from the coding sequence GTGAACAATCATAAGAAAGATCCAGTGAACGAACAGGTGAATAAACCAGACCGCAGACCTTATTCCAATCCTGCGTTGGAGGAAAAAACGGTATCCACGCAGCCCATTTTTGAAGGAAAGGTGATCACGTTACAGGTGGATACGGTAGAGCTTCCCGACGGCTCCACGGGTAAGCGTGAAATCGTGAAGCATCCGGGGGCGGTGGCTGTGTTGGCGCTGCATGAGGGGAAAATGCTGGTCGTGGATCAGTACAGACAGGCGATGGGCCGCTGTGAGGTGGAAATCCCGGCAGGCAAGCTGGAGAAGGGCGAAGATCCAATGGAGGCGGCGGGACGCGAGCTGAGAGAAGAGACAGGCTATACTGCTAAGTCACTGAAGCTGCTACATTCCTTTTATACTTCCCCGGGATTTGCGGATGAAATCATTCATCTGTATGTGGCTGAAGAACTGGAACTGGGAGAGATGGAACCGGATGAGGATGAGTTTCTGGAGCTGTTTGAGGTGACGCTGGAGGAAGCGCAGACACTCATTCGCGAAGGTCGGATTAGTGACGCCAAAACGATTCTGGCCGTCTATGCGTGGCAGCTTCACCAACACACAGGAGGCTTCTAA
- the spoIIM gene encoding stage II sporulation protein M yields MQWFRHTLKDQTPYYVFLAVLFLVGVVFGALMVNALSLEQLQDLSRYLKDFFVTVNQNEQGSAGSQATSTFWDSVSLHLKWVGLIWVCGLSVIGLPGILVLNFLKGVLIGFSVGYMVGQYSWKGLLFSLVSVAPHNLIVIPVLLVCSVAAMTFSIHMIKTKILATRPSDGMLRPFLSYAGLTAAMMLLLVGSASFETWVTPVMMQWVTPMLTASVSP; encoded by the coding sequence ATGCAATGGTTTCGTCATACGTTAAAGGATCAGACGCCGTATTATGTTTTTTTGGCCGTGCTGTTTCTGGTGGGAGTCGTCTTTGGTGCACTGATGGTGAACGCGCTCTCGCTGGAGCAGCTTCAGGATTTATCGCGTTATCTGAAGGATTTTTTTGTGACGGTAAATCAAAATGAACAGGGCTCTGCTGGTTCGCAAGCGACCTCAACCTTTTGGGATAGCGTCTCTCTACATCTAAAATGGGTCGGTTTGATCTGGGTATGTGGTCTTTCGGTCATCGGTCTTCCTGGCATTCTCGTACTGAATTTCCTCAAGGGTGTATTGATCGGATTTTCGGTAGGGTATATGGTAGGACAATATTCGTGGAAAGGGCTGTTATTTTCCCTCGTCTCCGTGGCCCCCCACAATTTAATCGTCATTCCGGTACTGCTCGTGTGCAGTGTGGCTGCGATGACCTTTTCCATTCATATGATCAAAACTAAAATACTTGCTACACGGCCATCTGACGGAATGCTGCGTCCGTTCCTGTCCTACGCAGGGCTGACCGCTGCAATGATGTTGCTCCTCGTTGGAAGTGCATCCTTTGAAACTTGGGTAACCCCGGTTATGATGCAGTGGGTTACTCCCATGCTGACTGCTTCCGTGTCTCCTTGA
- the xerD gene encoding site-specific tyrosine recombinase XerD produces MKMYIQPFVRYMEDEKGLSPSTLEAYHRDVQQFVEFAESCGIEQLDNIQRSHLVLYLGRLKEQGKAAATISRRVASIRSFFHFLIREGITGHDPSVLLELPKANKKKPSVLTQDEIERLLAAPNVSTPQGGRDKAMLELLYATGIRVSELMALNVRDVRTDLRFVHCGGEAGKERVVPISREASQWAQAYMDEQRGLLLRSGQGGLLLRSGQGEEAQVKQEALFLNVSGQRLSRQGFWKMIKKYGQEAGISGDITPHTLRHSFAVHMLEGGADLRSVQEMLGHADLSTTQVYAQTAKRSMKEVYEKHHPHGGNRISSDGKDRM; encoded by the coding sequence ATGAAAATGTATATTCAACCTTTTGTTCGATATATGGAAGACGAAAAGGGCTTGTCGCCTAGCACATTGGAAGCGTATCATCGGGACGTACAGCAGTTTGTCGAGTTTGCTGAAAGCTGCGGCATTGAGCAGCTGGACAATATTCAACGCTCCCATCTGGTGCTGTATTTAGGACGCTTGAAGGAACAGGGAAAAGCCGCAGCGACGATTTCGCGCAGGGTAGCCTCTATCCGCTCCTTTTTCCATTTTCTCATTCGGGAGGGGATTACGGGTCATGACCCGTCTGTCTTGCTGGAACTGCCGAAGGCCAACAAAAAGAAGCCTTCTGTGCTCACGCAGGATGAGATAGAGCGTCTGCTGGCAGCGCCGAATGTTTCCACCCCGCAAGGGGGACGGGACAAGGCGATGCTGGAACTGCTGTATGCGACAGGCATCCGTGTATCCGAGTTGATGGCCCTGAATGTGCGTGATGTACGCACCGATCTGCGTTTTGTTCACTGTGGCGGTGAGGCGGGCAAGGAGCGTGTTGTGCCGATCAGCCGTGAGGCATCGCAGTGGGCACAAGCGTACATGGACGAGCAGCGTGGGTTATTGCTGCGATCCGGGCAGGGTGGGTTATTGCTGCGATCCGGGCAGGGTGAGGAGGCTCAGGTAAAACAGGAAGCCTTGTTCCTCAATGTATCCGGTCAGCGTCTCAGCAGACAGGGTTTCTGGAAAATGATCAAGAAGTACGGTCAGGAAGCAGGCATAAGCGGGGATATTACACCACATACCCTGCGGCATTCTTTTGCCGTACATATGCTGGAGGGCGGAGCGGATTTGCGCTCCGTACAGGAGATGCTGGGCCATGCCGATCTGTCCACGACGCAGGTTTATGCGCAGACAGCCAAGCGAAGTATGAAGGAAGTCTACGAAAAGCATCACCCACACGGCGGCAACCGTATATCCAGCGACGGCAAGGATCGCATGTGA